A genome region from Fodinibius salicampi includes the following:
- a CDS encoding PVC-type heme-binding CxxCH protein codes for MNFWNRGLRSWIFLITVLLVVGSCSGQQEYEQLSDQEKRSAEHALAGLETREGLETTLFAAEDMLVNPTNMDIDGRGRVWVTEGYNYRSSLNPDNPTRPEGDRIVILEDTNGDSRADTSKVFYQGNDINAALGIMVLDDRVIVSRSPHVFVFYDTDGDDRADKKEIMFSGIEGEQHDHGMHAFVFGPDGKLYFNFGNEGKVLKDPEGDVITDEFGNQVRADGNPYWQGMVFRSDRDGSNVEVLAHNFRNNYEVAVDSYGTLWQSDNDDDGNKGVRINYVMEYGNYGYTDELTGAGWRTRRTGMAEDIPTRHWYQNDPGSIPNLLQTGAGSPTGIVVYEGGLLPEVFHNEMIHADAGPNVIRSYPVEKEGAGYSASIENILKGNNDQWFRPSDVTVAPDGSIFVADWYDPGVGGHQMGDQQRGRIFRIAPEGSNYEVPDFDLSTPQGAVEALKNPNMNLRARAWLQLHELGKKAEPALVDLWESENDRYRARALWLLSKLEGNGVDYIEQALADTNPDIRITGLRAARQLDIDIIPYIEKLVEDPAPEVRREAAIALHRNSSPQAAELWAQLALQHNGSDRWYLEALGIGAYGQWDRFFEAWLEEVGSEWNTPAGRDIVWRSRADAAVPKLAQIIQDSSIDVEEKSRYFRAFHFHDSSDKEEELIGVLEGYLPEQEQLNLMALKELDPSALERSSVVQRALNEALASAKGTHEYLDLVEKFELQNQNDELLSLMQSYPDSSLGIRASQLSLDVGGREFIQRVLDGNEEEEKKKVITVLGNTSTPQSIEMLEFYFLDENNELEMRREAVKAVGASWGGEQRLVELVNGGIIPESLHEAAAEGLADSWRGDIRQLAKKLRGEGQGEEIDLPPVSDLVSREGNQERGKEIFEQSCQICHQVNGQGTEFGPALSEIGDKLPKEGLYDAILKPNNGISFGYEGYILSLEDGTEVAGIIQSETETEIVLLTPGGYTTTYAKSEISSREQMGQSLMPENLHVGMSQQELVDLVEYLSTLK; via the coding sequence ATGAACTTTTGGAATCGGGGATTAAGATCGTGGATATTTTTAATTACAGTTCTATTGGTTGTCGGGAGTTGTTCAGGGCAGCAAGAATATGAACAGCTCAGCGATCAGGAAAAACGAAGTGCCGAGCACGCCCTGGCAGGGCTTGAAACCAGGGAGGGATTGGAAACGACCTTGTTTGCTGCTGAAGATATGTTGGTTAATCCCACAAATATGGATATTGACGGCCGGGGCCGGGTGTGGGTGACCGAAGGGTACAACTATCGCTCCAGTTTAAATCCGGATAATCCAACAAGACCAGAAGGAGATCGGATTGTCATTTTGGAGGACACTAACGGAGATAGCCGGGCCGATACCAGTAAAGTGTTTTACCAGGGGAACGATATCAATGCCGCACTGGGTATCATGGTGCTCGATGACCGGGTCATTGTTTCCCGGAGTCCTCATGTGTTTGTTTTCTATGATACCGATGGGGATGATCGGGCTGACAAAAAGGAGATTATGTTCAGCGGTATTGAGGGCGAACAGCACGACCATGGGATGCATGCCTTTGTTTTTGGCCCGGACGGCAAGCTCTATTTTAATTTTGGCAATGAAGGGAAGGTGCTCAAGGATCCAGAGGGCGACGTAATTACAGACGAGTTCGGCAATCAGGTGAGGGCGGATGGAAATCCGTATTGGCAGGGGATGGTTTTCCGCAGCGACCGGGATGGGAGCAATGTCGAGGTGTTGGCCCATAATTTTCGCAATAACTACGAGGTCGCAGTCGATTCTTATGGTACCCTGTGGCAGTCCGATAACGACGATGACGGCAATAAGGGCGTCCGCATCAATTATGTCATGGAATACGGTAATTACGGCTACACGGATGAGTTGACGGGGGCCGGATGGCGCACGCGCCGTACGGGCATGGCCGAAGATATACCAACTCGCCACTGGTATCAAAACGACCCCGGATCGATTCCGAATTTACTGCAGACCGGTGCAGGATCCCCAACGGGAATAGTAGTTTATGAGGGGGGATTACTGCCGGAAGTCTTTCATAATGAAATGATACACGCCGATGCCGGCCCCAATGTTATTCGTTCGTATCCGGTTGAAAAGGAGGGGGCAGGCTACTCGGCATCTATTGAAAATATTTTGAAAGGAAATAACGACCAGTGGTTTCGTCCCTCGGATGTAACCGTTGCCCCGGATGGGTCCATCTTTGTAGCCGACTGGTATGATCCGGGGGTAGGCGGGCATCAAATGGGCGACCAGCAGCGGGGACGTATTTTCCGCATTGCCCCGGAAGGCAGTAATTACGAGGTACCCGACTTTGATCTGAGTACCCCCCAAGGAGCTGTGGAAGCGCTTAAAAATCCGAACATGAATTTGCGGGCACGGGCCTGGCTACAGTTACATGAATTGGGGAAAAAGGCGGAACCGGCACTTGTGGACCTCTGGGAGTCAGAAAATGACCGATATCGGGCGCGGGCGCTCTGGCTGCTGAGCAAACTGGAAGGGAATGGAGTCGATTATATAGAACAGGCACTGGCAGATACTAATCCAGATATTCGTATTACAGGCCTACGCGCGGCCCGTCAGCTGGATATCGATATTATTCCGTATATCGAGAAACTGGTTGAGGACCCCGCCCCGGAAGTCCGCAGGGAAGCGGCCATCGCCTTACATCGCAATTCTTCTCCGCAAGCAGCAGAGCTGTGGGCTCAGTTGGCATTGCAACATAATGGCAGCGACCGTTGGTATCTTGAGGCTCTCGGTATCGGGGCTTATGGACAGTGGGATCGTTTCTTTGAGGCGTGGTTGGAGGAGGTCGGTTCGGAATGGAACACCCCGGCCGGTCGGGATATCGTTTGGCGGTCCAGGGCCGATGCCGCAGTGCCCAAACTGGCACAAATAATCCAAGACTCCTCCATTGATGTGGAGGAAAAATCAAGGTATTTCCGAGCGTTCCATTTCCACGATTCTTCTGACAAAGAAGAAGAGTTGATTGGTGTTCTGGAAGGATATCTTCCGGAGCAGGAGCAGCTGAATCTTATGGCGCTGAAGGAGTTGGACCCGTCGGCTTTGGAACGCTCATCAGTTGTTCAAAGAGCCTTGAATGAAGCATTGGCATCAGCCAAAGGCACTCACGAATATCTTGATCTGGTAGAAAAATTTGAGCTGCAAAACCAAAACGATGAACTCCTTAGTCTGATGCAGTCCTATCCGGACAGCAGCCTGGGCATCCGCGCATCACAACTGTCGCTGGATGTTGGAGGACGAGAATTCATCCAACGTGTTTTAGATGGTAATGAAGAGGAGGAGAAAAAGAAAGTGATCACGGTACTCGGAAATACCTCAACCCCGCAATCGATCGAAATGCTCGAGTTCTATTTCCTGGATGAAAACAATGAGTTGGAAATGCGCCGGGAGGCGGTAAAAGCTGTTGGAGCCTCATGGGGTGGAGAGCAGCGCTTGGTGGAACTGGTTAATGGTGGGATCATTCCGGAATCGCTCCATGAAGCCGCCGCAGAAGGCTTGGCAGATTCATGGCGGGGAGATATCCGCCAGCTGGCGAAAAAATTGAGGGGCGAAGGTCAAGGAGAAGAGATCGATCTTCCGCCAGTATCAGATCTTGTATCCAGAGAAGGTAATCAGGAAAGAGGAAAAGAGATTTTCGAACAATCCTGTCAGATCTGTCACCAGGTCAACGGGCAGGGCACGGAGTTCGGGCCGGCACTGTCCGAAATTGGCGATAAGTTGCCAAAGGAAGGGTTGTATGACGCCATACTCAAACCTAATAACGGTATAAGTTTTGGATATGAGGGATATATATTATCACTGGAGGACGGCACCGAAGTAGCCGGAATTATTCAAAGCGAGACTGAAACAGAGATTGTTTTACTTACGCCGGGCGGATATACGACGACTTACGCTAAATCGGAGATCAGTTCAAGAGAGCAGATGGGTCAGTCGCTTATGCCGGAGAACCTGCATGTTGGGATGAGTCAGCAGGAATTGGTGGACTTGGTGGAGTATCTGTCGACCCTTAAATAA
- a CDS encoding VOC family protein, with product MKSYSHTLTFYGSLSLVFFIIFILSISNSFAQDFNPAFDHQAIVVSDLDSSATFYKEVVGLKEIENQTGKPTRRWFSLGGNHELHLLADEMEGVKVNKSIHMAITVSNFDKFVNNLRARNITFTDWPGEKGKVTTRPDGIKQVYIMDPDGYSIEVNSRAESL from the coding sequence ATGAAATCTTATTCGCATACACTGACTTTTTACGGTTCACTTTCTTTAGTCTTTTTTATCATTTTTATTCTGTCTATATCTAATAGTTTTGCACAGGATTTCAATCCTGCCTTTGACCACCAGGCTATTGTGGTGAGCGATCTGGATTCTTCCGCGACCTTCTATAAGGAAGTAGTGGGACTAAAAGAAATTGAAAATCAAACCGGAAAGCCTACACGGCGCTGGTTTTCATTGGGCGGGAATCACGAGCTCCATCTGCTGGCTGATGAAATGGAAGGTGTTAAAGTGAATAAATCTATTCACATGGCCATCACCGTTTCGAATTTTGATAAATTTGTTAATAACCTACGGGCACGGAATATTACATTTACGGATTGGCCGGGCGAAAAGGGTAAGGTTACTACGCGTCCTGATGGAATTAAACAGGTCTACATTATGGATCCCGACGGATATTCAATAGAAGTCAATAGCAGAGCAGAGAGTCTTTAA
- a CDS encoding acyl-CoA dehydrogenase — MDFLTESLGFLLQYPLWAVIVSMVIVATLFAFWGTPLWVWAIAGFLALWGFSAPTWLFVVFAALVVVFNIKPIRRTLLTGPLMKLLDAMNFLPQISDTERTAIEAGNVWVDAELFSGKPNLKRLANESYPELSEEEQAFLDGPVEELCSMVSDWDVFVRKGFTDEVWKYMRENKFFGLIIPKEYGGLEFSASAHSAIITKLTSRCGPLATTVMVPNSLGPAELLMHYGTKEQKDRYLPKLATGQEMPCFALTEPTAGSDAGAMTAEGVVFKGEDGELYIRLNFTKRYITLAAISTLIGLAFKLRDPENHLGKGEYLGITCALIPSDTEGIKLGRRHDPLGVPFYNCPIDGEDAVVSVDQIIGGPEQAGNGWRMLMESLGVGRGISLPAQSMGGAKVATRALGAYTSVRKQFGINIGKFEGIEEPMARIGGFTYLMDAARRYTCAGLDIGEKPSVVTAIAKYNFTELGRQIINDAMDIQGGAAISRGPRNIFAHTYTATPIAITVEGANILTRSLMIFGQGAIRCHPYAYDEIDALTRGDVKAFDDVFWKHIGHVGRNKARAFLMSLTRGKIASSPVGGPAAKYYKKLAWASASFAFLADIALGSYGGGLKIKEKISGRFADILSWMYLATATLRRYDAEGQREDDQIFFEWSMDYAFAQIQEAFDAIYREIKVPGLSWLFRGPIALWSRMNRIGSMPSDMLGHKVAQAMQKRGEQRNRLTSGIFTPEDKEEALGRYEYAFRLSEEATPMYKKIYKATKKKELPKTQARFVIDQALEKNIINEEEAELLRKAEDARVDMVQVDEFTLEEYQNQTPSSPKIEESAHPEEITK, encoded by the coding sequence ATGGATTTTCTAACTGAGAGTTTAGGTTTTTTATTACAGTATCCACTCTGGGCTGTAATTGTGAGCATGGTGATTGTCGCCACGCTTTTTGCATTCTGGGGTACGCCGCTCTGGGTTTGGGCCATAGCCGGATTTCTAGCCTTGTGGGGATTTTCGGCTCCAACCTGGCTTTTTGTTGTTTTTGCAGCGCTGGTGGTTGTATTCAATATAAAACCTATTCGACGGACGCTTCTTACAGGTCCTCTTATGAAGTTGCTGGATGCCATGAACTTTTTGCCTCAAATTTCTGATACTGAACGCACTGCAATTGAGGCTGGCAATGTGTGGGTCGATGCCGAGCTTTTTTCTGGTAAACCAAATTTGAAACGACTTGCAAACGAATCGTATCCTGAATTAAGTGAAGAGGAGCAGGCATTTCTTGATGGGCCTGTTGAAGAATTGTGTTCAATGGTCTCCGATTGGGATGTGTTTGTTCGTAAAGGATTTACGGATGAGGTTTGGAAGTACATGCGCGAGAATAAATTTTTCGGGCTTATTATTCCCAAAGAATATGGTGGACTTGAGTTTTCCGCTTCCGCTCACAGTGCTATTATTACGAAGCTTACATCTCGGTGCGGTCCTCTGGCAACAACGGTTATGGTTCCTAATTCACTAGGGCCAGCAGAATTATTGATGCATTATGGGACCAAAGAGCAGAAAGACAGGTATTTACCTAAACTGGCAACGGGGCAAGAAATGCCCTGCTTTGCGCTCACTGAACCTACTGCTGGTTCCGATGCAGGAGCAATGACCGCCGAAGGAGTAGTATTTAAGGGGGAAGACGGCGAGCTTTATATTCGTCTTAACTTCACCAAGCGATATATCACCCTTGCGGCTATTTCAACACTGATCGGATTGGCGTTCAAGCTCCGGGATCCTGAGAATCACCTTGGGAAGGGCGAGTACCTGGGTATTACTTGTGCTCTAATTCCCAGTGATACCGAGGGGATCAAACTAGGGCGTCGCCATGATCCGTTGGGCGTGCCGTTTTATAACTGTCCTATTGATGGAGAAGATGCGGTGGTCTCTGTTGATCAAATTATTGGTGGACCAGAACAAGCCGGCAACGGTTGGCGCATGCTCATGGAATCGCTTGGTGTGGGACGTGGTATCTCATTGCCGGCGCAAAGTATGGGTGGCGCCAAAGTAGCCACCAGGGCGTTGGGAGCCTACACGTCTGTTCGTAAACAGTTTGGCATCAATATTGGTAAATTCGAAGGAATTGAAGAACCAATGGCACGTATTGGAGGGTTTACTTATCTGATGGATGCCGCCCGACGTTATACCTGTGCCGGGCTCGATATAGGAGAGAAACCTTCCGTTGTTACGGCTATAGCCAAGTACAACTTTACCGAGCTGGGACGTCAAATAATTAATGACGCTATGGATATACAGGGTGGAGCAGCTATCTCGCGAGGCCCGCGCAATATTTTTGCTCATACGTATACAGCCACTCCTATTGCTATTACCGTAGAAGGGGCGAATATTTTGACCCGCAGCCTCATGATCTTCGGTCAGGGAGCTATTCGATGCCATCCCTATGCTTATGATGAAATAGATGCACTAACCCGGGGAGATGTGAAAGCATTTGATGATGTATTCTGGAAGCATATTGGACATGTGGGTCGCAATAAAGCACGAGCATTTTTAATGTCGCTTACCCGCGGAAAGATTGCTTCCTCGCCGGTTGGTGGTCCTGCAGCCAAGTATTATAAAAAGCTTGCTTGGGCTTCAGCTTCTTTTGCCTTTCTGGCAGATATTGCTCTTGGCTCTTATGGGGGAGGACTTAAAATTAAAGAAAAAATTAGCGGTCGGTTCGCCGATATTCTGAGCTGGATGTATCTGGCTACAGCCACCTTGCGGCGCTATGATGCCGAAGGTCAAAGAGAGGATGATCAAATATTTTTTGAGTGGTCTATGGACTACGCCTTTGCCCAAATCCAGGAAGCCTTTGATGCTATCTACCGTGAAATTAAAGTGCCGGGGCTTAGCTGGCTGTTCCGTGGCCCCATTGCTCTTTGGTCGCGCATGAATCGTATTGGTAGTATGCCCTCAGATATGCTTGGACACAAGGTGGCCCAAGCCATGCAGAAACGAGGCGAGCAGAGAAACCGCCTGACTTCCGGTATCTTTACGCCGGAAGATAAAGAGGAAGCATTGGGTCGATACGAATATGCGTTTAGACTTTCGGAGGAAGCAACACCAATGTACAAGAAAATTTATAAAGCCACTAAGAAAAAGGAACTGCCAAAAACACAAGCACGTTTTGTAATTGATCAGGCATTAGAGAAGAATATCATCAACGAGGAAGAGGCGGAATTGCTACGCAAAGCCGAAGACGCTCGCGTTGATATGGTACAGGTCGATGAGTTTACTCTCGAGGAGTACCAGAATCAAACGCCCTCTTCACCTAAAATAGAAGAAAGCGCACATCCAGAAGAAATAACTAAGTAG
- a CDS encoding TetR/AcrR family transcriptional regulator: MKDIKRVDLKRRIVDAAREVLLSEGYRNLSLRKIARKIDVSATSIYLHFENKDHLVHTLIEEAIERLNERLEESVQSESSPLKMLENLAWAYVQFALDHPREYQVIYLVSSDQMARYPREKFRKARQGYQIVIEVLEEGVEAGTIEEPKPSIAAYTFWAQLHGVMSVVLSRRLDTRIDQNEFIEEAIEHIISAYQQKTVSDVKEVSRKNNI, from the coding sequence ATGAAAGATATCAAAAGGGTGGATCTTAAGCGTAGAATAGTTGATGCAGCACGTGAAGTGCTATTATCAGAAGGATACCGCAATCTTTCGCTACGGAAAATAGCACGAAAAATAGATGTGAGTGCTACCAGTATCTACCTTCACTTTGAAAATAAAGATCATCTTGTTCATACCCTTATTGAGGAGGCCATTGAACGATTAAACGAACGTCTAGAAGAGAGTGTGCAATCTGAGTCGTCTCCTTTAAAAATGTTGGAAAACTTGGCTTGGGCTTATGTGCAATTTGCCCTTGATCATCCCCGCGAATACCAAGTCATTTATCTTGTAAGTTCAGACCAGATGGCACGATATCCCCGAGAAAAATTTCGAAAGGCCCGGCAAGGATACCAAATTGTAATTGAAGTCCTGGAAGAGGGGGTTGAAGCAGGGACTATTGAAGAGCCAAAACCGAGCATCGCAGCCTATACTTTTTGGGCGCAGCTGCATGGTGTGATGTCGGTGGTTTTGTCAAGGCGGCTAGATACACGTATTGATCAGAACGAATTTATCGAAGAAGCCATTGAACATATTATAAGTGCTTATCAACAAAAGACCGTATCTGATGTGAAGGAAGTTAGCAGGAAAAATAATATTTAA
- the trmB gene encoding tRNA (guanosine(46)-N7)-methyltransferase TrmB, with protein sequence MGRSKLERFSDIERFKNVFEYTDYQDSSSEKPKGRWKQEVFKNEKPITLELACGKGEYTLFLSKQFPEINVVGVDIKGARIWKGARQALQEQRSNVHFLRIYIDHLDEYFGTDEVDDIWITFPDPYLKGSDRNKRLTSPKFLKIYQQFLRPGGSVRLKTDNNQLFSYTCRVLERNNCEVIKSVENIYQECPDDELLTHKTYFERKHLMKGRAISYLQFLLPESPL encoded by the coding sequence ATGGGTAGAAGTAAACTTGAACGCTTTAGTGATATCGAGCGCTTTAAAAATGTTTTTGAATATACGGATTATCAGGACTCATCATCTGAAAAACCGAAGGGCCGATGGAAGCAGGAGGTATTTAAAAATGAGAAGCCTATTACTTTGGAATTGGCCTGCGGGAAAGGGGAGTATACACTCTTTTTAAGTAAGCAGTTCCCGGAAATAAACGTTGTGGGTGTAGATATTAAGGGTGCCCGTATCTGGAAGGGAGCACGGCAGGCACTACAGGAACAACGTTCCAATGTTCATTTTCTTCGAATATATATCGATCATTTGGACGAATATTTTGGTACTGATGAAGTCGATGATATCTGGATTACATTTCCAGATCCTTATCTAAAGGGAAGTGACCGAAATAAACGGCTAACTTCTCCTAAATTTTTGAAGATATATCAACAGTTTCTTCGCCCTGGTGGATCGGTGCGTCTGAAAACGGATAACAACCAGCTTTTTAGCTATACTTGTCGGGTTTTGGAAAGAAACAACTGTGAGGTTATCAAAAGTGTTGAGAATATTTATCAGGAGTGCCCCGATGATGAACTTCTTACCCATAAAACCTATTTTGAGAGAAAACATCTGATGAAAGGCAGAGCAATATCCTACCTGCAATTTTTACTTCCTGAAAGCCCCCTTTGA
- the pdxH gene encoding pyridoxamine 5'-phosphate oxidase → MVDSSSERQDIEQIRRDFAKEELSESTIEGNPIQQFSVWFDQALSSDLLDANAMTLSTVSKRGIPSSRIVLLKGVDEQGFRFYTNYKSRKGTELAENPHAALCFYWAPLERQVRIEGKVQKMNRDQSEIYFHKRPRLSQLGAWASQQSSKVESREKLETQFKEVKKQFEGEEVPLPDFWGGYRLIPDRIEFWQGRRGRLHDRICYERKNDGWEVFRLSP, encoded by the coding sequence ATGGTGGATAGCTCATCGGAGCGACAGGACATTGAGCAGATCCGGCGCGATTTTGCAAAAGAAGAGCTGAGCGAATCAACTATCGAAGGTAACCCTATTCAGCAATTTTCTGTTTGGTTTGACCAAGCTCTCTCTTCTGATCTGCTCGATGCCAATGCTATGACTTTATCGACTGTCAGTAAAAGGGGCATTCCATCTTCCCGTATTGTGTTGCTTAAAGGTGTGGACGAACAAGGGTTCCGTTTTTATACAAATTATAAAAGCCGGAAAGGGACAGAACTGGCTGAAAATCCCCATGCTGCGCTGTGTTTTTATTGGGCACCTTTGGAAAGGCAGGTGCGAATCGAAGGCAAGGTTCAAAAGATGAATCGGGATCAGTCAGAGATCTATTTTCATAAACGTCCGCGTTTAAGTCAGTTGGGGGCTTGGGCTTCGCAGCAAAGTAGTAAAGTGGAATCCCGGGAGAAGCTTGAGACTCAGTTTAAGGAAGTAAAAAAGCAGTTTGAAGGAGAAGAAGTTCCTTTACCCGATTTTTGGGGAGGATATCGACTCATTCCTGATCGTATAGAGTTTTGGCAGGGACGCCGGGGACGACTTCACGATCGTATTTGTTATGAAAGAAAAAATGATGGTTGGGAAGTCTTCCGTTTATCTCCCTAG
- a CDS encoding thioredoxin family protein, translating to MSDTPSTMMELGNKAPDFKLFDTVNNQLVSLQDFANAKGLLVVFMCNHCPFVQHILDEFVVAARDLQQKGIGVVTISSNDVANYPDDSPVKMAALAREKQFSFPYLYDGTQEVAKAYKAACTPDFFLFDENDELVYRGQFDDSRPGNDKPVNGKDLREAVELLLDGKVKEDQKPSLGCNIKWKKGNAPEYYGG from the coding sequence ATGTCTGACACGCCTTCTACTATGATGGAGCTGGGCAACAAGGCTCCGGACTTTAAATTATTTGATACGGTTAATAATCAGTTGGTATCTCTGCAGGACTTTGCCAATGCAAAAGGACTTTTAGTTGTATTTATGTGCAATCACTGTCCATTTGTACAGCATATTTTAGATGAATTTGTAGTTGCTGCGCGTGATTTGCAGCAGAAGGGAATAGGGGTTGTTACTATCAGTTCAAATGATGTAGCTAACTATCCCGATGATAGTCCCGTGAAAATGGCTGCTCTTGCTCGGGAAAAACAATTCTCTTTTCCGTATCTGTATGATGGCACACAGGAAGTAGCTAAAGCCTATAAAGCAGCCTGTACGCCCGACTTCTTTCTCTTTGATGAAAATGACGAACTGGTCTATCGGGGGCAGTTTGATGACAGTCGTCCTGGAAATGATAAGCCGGTAAATGGTAAAGATCTTCGGGAAGCTGTTGAATTACTACTGGATGGAAAAGTGAAAGAAGATCAAAAGCCAAGTTTAGGTTGTAATATTAAGTGGAAAAAGGGGAACGCTCCCGAATATTATGGTGGATAG
- a CDS encoding 3-methyladenine DNA glycosylase: MIATKKDSVPAYIQYRLSPDQWKEKRLEHRQVVSRLIDDYLEKRSRQQKDPVMDFLFEYYAFRPSHLRKWSPGVGMLLINGKQVDWSFNEMTSIGEDCFLDITHFSADRISSLKWILDVIKKSSDRKPSFGCFGMHEWAMVYKTNNIRHDYLSLRIEMDELAEFVESRPLVCTHFDAFRFFTEDAKPQNKFELNRDKFSEMEQPGCLHTNMDLYKWAFKMYPWISGDTLRRAFKLAVETRVIDMKASPYDLRHRGLEPIKIETEEGRAQYVKEQKKIFEKAKPIRETLIKEYEQLLNIAEQSDLQ; encoded by the coding sequence ATGATCGCTACGAAAAAAGATTCTGTTCCAGCTTATATTCAATACCGACTTTCCCCGGATCAATGGAAGGAAAAACGGTTGGAGCACCGGCAAGTGGTTTCCCGTTTGATTGATGATTATCTGGAGAAGCGTAGTCGCCAGCAGAAAGATCCTGTGATGGATTTTCTGTTTGAATATTATGCTTTTCGTCCTTCACATCTGCGAAAGTGGTCCCCGGGTGTTGGTATGCTTTTGATAAATGGGAAACAGGTAGACTGGTCTTTTAATGAGATGACTTCTATTGGGGAAGATTGTTTCTTAGATATCACTCATTTTTCGGCTGATCGTATTTCTTCATTAAAATGGATTCTTGATGTTATAAAAAAGTCATCGGATCGGAAACCATCCTTTGGTTGTTTCGGGATGCATGAATGGGCCATGGTGTATAAAACTAATAATATCCGTCATGACTATCTCTCATTGAGAATAGAGATGGATGAGCTGGCAGAATTTGTAGAATCACGTCCACTGGTATGTACTCATTTTGATGCCTTCCGGTTTTTTACCGAGGATGCCAAACCACAAAACAAGTTTGAGCTTAATCGCGATAAGTTCTCGGAGATGGAACAGCCGGGATGCCTGCATACAAACATGGATTTATATAAGTGGGCTTTTAAAATGTATCCGTGGATTTCAGGAGATACTCTGCGCAGGGCTTTTAAACTAGCTGTAGAGACACGGGTCATAGATATGAAAGCAAGTCCATATGACTTGCGCCACCGGGGACTTGAACCTATTAAGATTGAGACCGAGGAAGGGCGGGCACAGTATGTAAAAGAACAGAAGAAAATTTTTGAAAAGGCAAAGCCGATCCGCGAGACACTCATTAAAGAGTATGAGCAGCTACTAAATATAGCTGAACAGTCTGATCTTCAGTAA
- a CDS encoding UbiA family prenyltransferase gives MPALKGDKTSRRTQIWHFLLHLRLHYQLFILSGPFLLGALLSENFNTGWFLVQFFNIHVLLFGGATAYNSFWDRDKGPIGGLTNPPEMTQWMWFASLLIQMIGLLIALPVGTFFVGIYVLSILLFWLYSSPWTRWKGHPHKSLFAIGISTGFNSVLMGYYATGFGPLYPSVWIAGVGATLILLSLYPISQLYQQEEDRDRGDRTFAISYGRHIVIRFFESTFILGLLLTALAITLRHLRLGLVFGVAGIIIGLLIHRELKKVLVQNKETDEYKSVMQIKYRTSLAFVSFLILALLAKHYDFLHSLPLVEWFMQ, from the coding sequence ATGCCTGCATTAAAAGGAGATAAAACCAGCCGGAGGACTCAGATTTGGCACTTTTTGTTACATCTCCGACTCCATTATCAGCTGTTTATTCTATCAGGACCTTTTTTATTAGGTGCTCTTTTAAGTGAAAATTTTAATACCGGATGGTTTCTGGTCCAGTTTTTCAATATACACGTGCTTTTATTTGGAGGGGCCACAGCCTATAACTCGTTCTGGGATCGTGACAAGGGACCCATTGGTGGTTTGACCAATCCACCAGAAATGACTCAGTGGATGTGGTTTGCCTCTTTGCTGATCCAGATGATCGGGCTATTGATTGCGCTCCCGGTGGGAACCTTTTTTGTCGGAATTTATGTCTTAAGCATATTACTCTTTTGGCTCTATTCCTCTCCCTGGACCCGATGGAAAGGACACCCGCATAAAAGTCTTTTTGCTATTGGAATCAGTACAGGCTTTAATTCCGTACTGATGGGATATTATGCTACAGGTTTTGGTCCCCTGTATCCTTCTGTTTGGATTGCCGGCGTCGGTGCTACTCTCATTTTACTAAGCCTGTATCCCATATCCCAACTATACCAGCAGGAAGAGGATCGTGACCGTGGAGACCGAACATTTGCCATTTCCTATGGCAGGCATATCGTTATACGTTTTTTTGAATCTACATTTATACTGGGATTACTTTTAACCGCATTAGCTATCACCTTGCGCCATCTGAGGCTGGGCCTGGTATTCGGTGTCGCTGGAATTATTATCGGATTGTTGATCCATAGGGAGCTCAAAAAAGTATTAGTCCAAAACAAAGAAACGGATGAATATAAAAGTGTCATGCAGATAAAATATCGTACTTCTCTGGCATTTGTTTCTTTCCTAATATTGGCACTGCTGGCTAAGCATTATGACTTCTTGCATTCCCTCCCCCTTGTTGAATGGTTTATGCAGTAA